The nucleotide window tttctttcaagagcaaaaaaaaactccaatcaAAATGAAGTAAAATTAACAGTTGAATAAACTAATTGAGGTTGCcaagcatgttttttttttgaagaggatgCCATTCATGTTTGAATTATAACTAATgaagttaaataaaaatcaatgttattttatttactgctttttttttatagtatttcTAACATTTATCACCACATagctataaattatatattttttttttttataaaaaatgcaacttctatttattttttaaagatagaGTACAATATGTATTTAGGTTACAACATAAAGAGCCTGCAAATATCTGTTTAGGTTACAATTACAATGGACCACCATAACTaaagttaaatttatttcaataccACTGAATTGGTTTTCCATAATACAATATCTAGAAATAATATATTACAAACAAACCAACCATAATTAgcatcaagaacaacaaaatgCAGCAACCTTGTGATGACATTTCTCAAACCTCATCTTTAGCTATCTTGGCTTTTTTGTTCGCAAAATCTTTCGGTTTCACAATAAATTCTGGGACGGTGTCTTGCATGACCTttggggatgaaaaatcaaaatccaaagTAGATACACCACTGGGTTGTGGAAGATCTTTAAGATATGATGCTATCTCATTGCGGGATCTCAGTTGTTTACCTGTAGGTGTTATGTAGTAAGAGTCCAATTTAGAGTAATCATCTCTAAGCACTGAGATTCTCTTGAACCCTTTTGGAGTCTTTGGAATGTTAGGCTTGTATTTGACCCATGTCCGAGAAGAATCATATTCTATATCAGCAGGATCATCACAGCTACAATTAGCCTTTTTGCTACAATCAAAAGGCTCTTGTTTGATTTTATGAAGGATCTCCTCAAACTCCTCTTGTGTGTCAATCTCTCTAAATTTCATGCAAAGTTTGCATTGTGCCACATATATATCATTCTGGGATATCACTGGTCTCTGTCACAATAATTCACCATCAGTTAATAAAGCAGCAGAAGTTCAGCTTTTAGATTAAACCCAATAAAGACTTaataatctatactattgataaaaacccaagtcccatgTTTAGAAGTGATAAGATctg belongs to Medicago truncatula cultivar Jemalong A17 chromosome 6, MtrunA17r5.0-ANR, whole genome shotgun sequence and includes:
- the LOC11442881 gene encoding methyl-CpG-binding domain-containing protein 4; translated protein: MAGSKTPTSSSKRPVISQNDIYVAQCKLCMKFREIDTQEEFEEILHKIKQEPFDCSKKANCSCDDPADIEYDSSRTWVKYKPNIPKTPKGFKRISVLRDDYSKLDSYYITPTGKQLRSRNEIASYLKDLPQPSGVSTLDFDFSSPKVMQDTVPEFIVKPKDFANKKAKIAKDEV